In Gossypium raimondii isolate GPD5lz chromosome 12, ASM2569854v1, whole genome shotgun sequence, a single window of DNA contains:
- the LOC105764453 gene encoding uncharacterized protein LOC105764453 isoform X2, with amino-acid sequence MAKTKEGEQTAKLDDLEIVSIGSLYKGPWEKKYWSSSRGKDRYPYPVGYQAVRAHNGSTYKTEIHEGPRGPLFVISCDGQSCSGQTPDIAWEKFQKMGCPHLKIWHGKRFSCKIDGVEFFGFKNPFVQRLLRELVANVNGTAERSLLYSSFCNGASRMDNDNGSSTICTASDLLPYLARPQIRKKRSTRCEKMQSKLVDRPRLKRPRSKDLTYDAEGSNLVPGNQVKHEHGFSVTHNALEDEIDRFPEASAVHSKSAGQIVENSPAKDGFPSKSVDFVGHHGENEAKGKFISTQNEKFTRVANIAYKELDRSQDTVLEGFCFPIKTDDRPEDSSFPSDSMGINDVHLYAPDTLDFEDDRTNVASGAKDINGLVTESHQEEEIGTSNSNTGSEKSEFDSVGQEMAKLMMTVLLPQAVPLLKESSKKKKETISPCNVLPHVMNSREDNIVTNHLLKLPSSAFILTEDAHTEQDTRLHIQGLDHGLVVPNLEHLNSVILDSFENSQGGDHVASQAILFSKSLEVNQTSFNKEAFDSNIQEQLVSIKPNQETPVCCGESSGDQDTICHKEVNMAESVLECASPIMKTLSEDIQGVSITLDENSADIENHSKQKKPKNALNCAEVVGANDINSRGIASSLKISGKDSSAETRAPTTNSSHQDQNKVYTRKKISKQAYSTRKYVGPLSESIICRNSGDDYAPNNSAMPGTSLVSKSCHSSDDKPCNRDVFGNTSMLEGRSCGLPTEKTTAYCKPEINNMPPILSNENQKLTCASKKDASCLLNQPVSLERGYQENCYKERFIVENGCSASYQNQVTSFCDKNLSTAMEVQGGSGVNHHGGVELSSDLRGIVNLVGGYFHPLPISSVLLGTKGNEIHICVSCGLLVDTDRTLFIYKVATEVPRKGCPSFVGYTSVALPSSEIGVEKCGLQFTPDGQCLVLLDSIKTPYCREGRIDCICSICFSGCSKENAVKIVRVNPGYVSLVAKLETVESVLCILVCENDYLLAAGKSGRLYLWAMNSTWSAWTEEFIIPSGDCISACVVELKRIPKCAHLVIGHNGFGDFVIWDILKRVIISRYSGSGDPIKQFLPISFLSWQPVFSYDDMKERIDEITTSTKFWFSKHKDSSFLPLEGKDVAIWLLVLTNSGAQHEHLSSNRLANTSRWWRLALLVKDTMILGSTLDPRAATVSASLDHGIMGRDDGLVYMWELSTGTRLGVLHHFKDESRPEVVAVAADDGQLLLYLHNQENLVKK; translated from the exons ATGGCGAAAACTAAAGAAGGAGAACAAACAGCGAAATTAGACGATCTGGAGATCGTTTCCATTGGATCTCTATACAAAGGTCCCTGGGAGAAGAAGTATTGGAGCTCCTCTAGG GGTAAAGATCGATATCCTTATCCTGTGGGCTATCAAGCTGTTCGGGCTCACAATGGAAGCACTTATAAGACAGAAATTCATGAAGGTCCTAGAGGGCCTTTGTTTGTG ATCTCCTGTGATGGGCAATCGTGTTCTGGACAAACTCCAGATATTGCATGGGAGAAATTTCAGAAGATGGGTTGCCCACATTTGAAGATATGGCATGGAAAGAGATTCTCATGCAAGATAGACGGCGTGGAG ttttttggatttaaaaatcCATTTGTTCAAAGGTTACTTAGGGAATTGGTGGCAAATGTCAATGGAACAGCAGAAAGGAGTTTGTTATATTCCAGCTTTTGCAATGGCGCTTCTAGAATGGATAATGATAATGGGAGCTCAACTATCTGTACTGCTTCTGATTTACTACCATACTTAGCCAGGCCACAGATCAGGAAAAAGAGAAGTACAAGGTGTGAAAAAATGCAAAGCAAGTTGGTTGACAGGCCTCGCCTTAAACGTCCCCGATCTAAGGACCTGACTTATGATGCCGAGGGTTCAAATTTAGTACCAGGGAATCAAGTGAAACATGAACATGGGTTCTCGGTAACTCATAATGCTTTGGAAGATGAAATTGACAGATTTCCCGAAGCATCGGCAGTGCACTCTAAATCAGCAGGGCAAATTGTAGAAAACTCCCCAGCCAAAGATGGTTTTCCATCAAAATCTGTTGATTTTGTGGGTCATCATGGTGAGAATGAAGCCAAGGGCAAGTTTATTAGTACACAAAACGAAAAATTCACTAGAGTAGCTAACATTGCATATAAAGAG TTGGATAGGTCACAAGATACTGTACTGGAAGGATTCTGTTTTCCTATAAAAACAGATGACAGACCTGAAGATTCATCATTTCCAAGTGACTCCATGGGCATAAATGATGTCCATCTTTATGCACCTGATACTTTGGATTTTGAAG ATGATAGGACAAATGTTGCTTCAGGTGCAAAGGACATAAATGGCTTGGTGACTGAGTCTcatcaagaagaagaaataggCACATCTAATTCAAATACAGGTTCTGAAAAAAGTGAGTTTGATTCGGTAGGTCAGGAAATGGCTAAGTTGATGATGACTGTTTTACTTCCTCAAGCTGTTCCATTGCTTAAGGAGtcttcaaagaagaaaaaggaaacaattagCCCATGCAATGTATTACCTCATGTGATGAACTCTCGAGAGGACAACATTGTCACTAACCATTTGTTGAAGCTTCCATCTTCAG CCTTCATTCTAACAGAGGATGCACATACAGAACAGGACACAAGACTGCATATCCAAGGTTTAGACCACGGTTTAGTTGTGCCAAATCTTGAACACTTGAACTCTGTTATTCTTGACAGTTTTGAGAATAGTCAGGGAGGGGATCATGTAGCTAGCCAAGCtatattgttttcaaaaagtttgGAGGTTAATCAGACTAGTTTCAACAAAGAAGCATTTGATTCGAACATCCAGGAACAGCTTGTTAGCATCAAACCGAATCAGGAAACACCAGTTTGTTGTGGCGAGAGCTCTGGGGACCAAGACACCATCTGCCACAAGGAAGTAAACATGGCTGAGTCTGTTTTAGAGTGTGCATCTCCAATCATGAAAACTCTCTCTGAAGATATCCAGGGTGTTTCCATAACTTTGGATGAAAACTCAGCAGATATTGAAAACCATTCCAAGCAAAAGAAGCCCAAGAATGCACTTAATTGTGCTGAAG TTGTGGGTGCTAATGATATTAATTCAAGAGGAATTGCAAGTTCATTGAAAATATCAGGGAAAGACAGTAGTGCTGAAACCAGGGCTCCTACTACTAACTCTTCCCATCAAGACCAAAATAAAGTGTATACCAGAAAGAAAATCTCAAAGCAAGCTTATTCAACTAGAAAATACGTTGGTCCTCTATCTGAAAGTATCATATGCAGAAATTCTGGAGATGATTATGCCCCTAATAACTCTGCTATGCCTGGAACTTCACTTGTTTCAAAGAGTTGTCACTCTTCTGATGACAAACCATGCAATAGAGATGTCTTTGGTAATACATCCATGCTTGAAGGACGGTCCTGTGGATTGCCTACGGAGAAAACTACTGCGTATTGCAAACCTGAAATCAATAATATGCCACCTATTCTATCTAATGAAAACCAAAAGTTGACTTGTGCATCTAAAAAGGATGCATCTTGTTTACTCAATCAACCTGTTTCACTTGAAAGGgggtatcaagaaaattgttaCAAAGAGAGGTTTATTGTAGAAAACGGCTGTTCTGCATCGTATCAAAATCAGGTGACTAGTTTTTGTGACAAGAACTTATCTACAGCAATGGAAGTTCAAGGTGGTTCAGGTGTCAACCATCATGGGGGTGTAGAGCTTAGTAGTGATCTAAGGGGCATTGTCAACCTTGTAGGAGGTTATTTTCATCCTTTGCCGATTTCATCAGTATTGCTGGGTacaaaaggaaatgaaatcCACATTTGTGTTTCATGTGGTCTTCTTGTAGATACGGACAGAACCTTGTTCATCTACAAGGTAGCTACTGAAGTACCAAGGAAAGGATGCCCTTCTTTTGTTGGCTACACATCAGTAGCATTACCATCTTCTGAA ATTGGTGTAGAAAAATGTGGCTTACAATTTACCCCAGATGGGCAATGTCTTGTTTTACTTGACAGCATTAAAACACCTTATTGCAG GGAAGGGAGAATAGATTGTATCTGCTCAATTTGTTTTTCAGGCTGCTCGAAGGAGAATGCAGTAAAAATTGTGCGGGTGAATCCTGGTTATGTTTCTTTGGTTGCAAAATTGGAGACAGTTGAAAGTGTGCTATGTATACTGGTTTGTGAAAATGACTATCTTCTTGCTGCTGGAAAGAGTGGGAGACTGTATCTTTGGGCCATGAATTCAACATGGAG TGCATGGACAGAAGAATTTATTATACCATCTGGTGACTGCATATCCGCTTGTGTAGTGGAGTTGAAGAGAATTCCAAAGTGTGCTCATCTGGTGATTGGGCATAATGGTTTTGGGGATTTTGTTATATG GGATATTCTGAAAAGGGTCATTATCTCAAGATATTCTGGTTCAGGCGATCCAATCAAGCAATTCTTACCGATCAGTTTCCTTAGTTGGCAGCCTGTTTTCAGCTACGATGACATGAAAGAGCGCATTGATGAAATCAccacatcaacaaaattttggttttccaAACATAAGGATAGTTCTTTTCTTCCATTAGAGGGGAAAGATGTTGCTATCTGGCTTCTTGTCTTGACTAATTCTGGTGCTCAGCATGAACATTTATCAAGTAATCGCCTAGCAAATACATCCAGATGGTGGAGGCTAGCTTTGCTGGTGAAGGACACGATGATCTTGGGAAGTACACTAGATCCAAG GGCTGCTACAGTTAGTGCGTCACTTGATCACGGGATCATGGGAAGAGATGATGGTTTAGTGTATATGTGGGAATTGTCCACCGGAACTAGACTTGGCGTTTTGCATCATTTCAAAG ATGAGTCGAGGCCAGAAGTTGTGGCTGTGGCTGCTGATGACGGGCAGTTGCTGCTCTATCTACACAACCAAGAAAACTTAGTAAAGAAGTAA
- the LOC105764453 gene encoding uncharacterized protein LOC105764453 isoform X3, with translation MAKTKEGEQTAKLDDLEIVSIGSLYKGPWEKKYWSSSRGKDRYPYPVGYQAVRAHNGSTYKTEIHEGPRGPLFVISCDGQSCSGQTPDIAWEKFQKMGCPHLKIWHGKRFSCKIDGVEFFGFKNPFVQRLLRELVANVNGTAERSLLYSSFCNGASRMDNDNGSSTICTASDLLPYLARPQIRKKRSTRCEKMQSKLVDRPRLKRPRSKDLTYDAEGSNLVPGNQVKHEHGFSVTHNALEDEIDRFPEASAVHSKSAGQIVENSPAKDGFPSKSVDFVGHHGENEAKGKFISTQNEKFTRVANIAYKELDRSQDTVLEGFCFPIKTDDRPEDSSFPSDSMGINDVHLYAPDTLDFEDDRTNVASGAKDINGLVTESHQEEEIGTSNSNTGSEKSEFDSVGQEMAKLMMTVLLPQAVPLLKESSKKKKETISPCNVLPHVMNSREDNIVTNHLLKLPSSAFILTEDAHTEQDTRLHIQGLDHGLVVPNLEHLNSVILDSFENSQGGDHVASQAILFSKSLEVNQTSFNKEAFDSNIQEQLVSIKPNQETPVCCGESSGDQDTICHKEVNMAESVLECASPIMKTLSEDIQGVSITLDENSADIENHSKQKKPKNALNCAEVVGANDINSRGIASSLKISGKDSSAETRAPTTNSSHQDQNKVYTRKKISKQAYSTRKYVGPLSESIICRNSGDDYAPNNSAMPGTSLVSKSCHSSDDKPCNRDVFGNTSMLEGRSCGLPTEKTTAYCKPEINNMPPILSNENQKLTCASKKDASCLLNQPVSLERGYQENCYKERFIVENGCSASYQNQVTSFCDKNLSTAMEVQGGSGVNHHGGVELSSDLRGIVNLVGDTDRTLFIYKVATEVPRKGCPSFVGYTSVALPSSEIGVEKCGLQFTPDGQCLVLLDSIKTPYCREGRIDCICSICFSGCSKENAVKIVRVNPGYVSLVAKLETVESVLCILVCENDYLLAAGKSGRLYLWAMNSTWSAWTEEFIIPSGDCISACVVELKRIPKCAHLVIGHNGFGDFVIWDILKRVIISRYSGSGDPIKQFLPISFLSWQPVFSYDDMKERIDEITTSTKFWFSKHKDSSFLPLEGKDVAIWLLVLTNSGAQHEHLSSNRLANTSRWWRLALLVKDTMILGSTLDPRAATVSASLDHGIMGRDDGLVYMWELSTGTRLGVLHHFKGGRVSCIATDESRPEVVAVAADDGQLLLYLHNQENLVKK, from the exons ATGGCGAAAACTAAAGAAGGAGAACAAACAGCGAAATTAGACGATCTGGAGATCGTTTCCATTGGATCTCTATACAAAGGTCCCTGGGAGAAGAAGTATTGGAGCTCCTCTAGG GGTAAAGATCGATATCCTTATCCTGTGGGCTATCAAGCTGTTCGGGCTCACAATGGAAGCACTTATAAGACAGAAATTCATGAAGGTCCTAGAGGGCCTTTGTTTGTG ATCTCCTGTGATGGGCAATCGTGTTCTGGACAAACTCCAGATATTGCATGGGAGAAATTTCAGAAGATGGGTTGCCCACATTTGAAGATATGGCATGGAAAGAGATTCTCATGCAAGATAGACGGCGTGGAG ttttttggatttaaaaatcCATTTGTTCAAAGGTTACTTAGGGAATTGGTGGCAAATGTCAATGGAACAGCAGAAAGGAGTTTGTTATATTCCAGCTTTTGCAATGGCGCTTCTAGAATGGATAATGATAATGGGAGCTCAACTATCTGTACTGCTTCTGATTTACTACCATACTTAGCCAGGCCACAGATCAGGAAAAAGAGAAGTACAAGGTGTGAAAAAATGCAAAGCAAGTTGGTTGACAGGCCTCGCCTTAAACGTCCCCGATCTAAGGACCTGACTTATGATGCCGAGGGTTCAAATTTAGTACCAGGGAATCAAGTGAAACATGAACATGGGTTCTCGGTAACTCATAATGCTTTGGAAGATGAAATTGACAGATTTCCCGAAGCATCGGCAGTGCACTCTAAATCAGCAGGGCAAATTGTAGAAAACTCCCCAGCCAAAGATGGTTTTCCATCAAAATCTGTTGATTTTGTGGGTCATCATGGTGAGAATGAAGCCAAGGGCAAGTTTATTAGTACACAAAACGAAAAATTCACTAGAGTAGCTAACATTGCATATAAAGAG TTGGATAGGTCACAAGATACTGTACTGGAAGGATTCTGTTTTCCTATAAAAACAGATGACAGACCTGAAGATTCATCATTTCCAAGTGACTCCATGGGCATAAATGATGTCCATCTTTATGCACCTGATACTTTGGATTTTGAAG ATGATAGGACAAATGTTGCTTCAGGTGCAAAGGACATAAATGGCTTGGTGACTGAGTCTcatcaagaagaagaaataggCACATCTAATTCAAATACAGGTTCTGAAAAAAGTGAGTTTGATTCGGTAGGTCAGGAAATGGCTAAGTTGATGATGACTGTTTTACTTCCTCAAGCTGTTCCATTGCTTAAGGAGtcttcaaagaagaaaaaggaaacaattagCCCATGCAATGTATTACCTCATGTGATGAACTCTCGAGAGGACAACATTGTCACTAACCATTTGTTGAAGCTTCCATCTTCAG CCTTCATTCTAACAGAGGATGCACATACAGAACAGGACACAAGACTGCATATCCAAGGTTTAGACCACGGTTTAGTTGTGCCAAATCTTGAACACTTGAACTCTGTTATTCTTGACAGTTTTGAGAATAGTCAGGGAGGGGATCATGTAGCTAGCCAAGCtatattgttttcaaaaagtttgGAGGTTAATCAGACTAGTTTCAACAAAGAAGCATTTGATTCGAACATCCAGGAACAGCTTGTTAGCATCAAACCGAATCAGGAAACACCAGTTTGTTGTGGCGAGAGCTCTGGGGACCAAGACACCATCTGCCACAAGGAAGTAAACATGGCTGAGTCTGTTTTAGAGTGTGCATCTCCAATCATGAAAACTCTCTCTGAAGATATCCAGGGTGTTTCCATAACTTTGGATGAAAACTCAGCAGATATTGAAAACCATTCCAAGCAAAAGAAGCCCAAGAATGCACTTAATTGTGCTGAAG TTGTGGGTGCTAATGATATTAATTCAAGAGGAATTGCAAGTTCATTGAAAATATCAGGGAAAGACAGTAGTGCTGAAACCAGGGCTCCTACTACTAACTCTTCCCATCAAGACCAAAATAAAGTGTATACCAGAAAGAAAATCTCAAAGCAAGCTTATTCAACTAGAAAATACGTTGGTCCTCTATCTGAAAGTATCATATGCAGAAATTCTGGAGATGATTATGCCCCTAATAACTCTGCTATGCCTGGAACTTCACTTGTTTCAAAGAGTTGTCACTCTTCTGATGACAAACCATGCAATAGAGATGTCTTTGGTAATACATCCATGCTTGAAGGACGGTCCTGTGGATTGCCTACGGAGAAAACTACTGCGTATTGCAAACCTGAAATCAATAATATGCCACCTATTCTATCTAATGAAAACCAAAAGTTGACTTGTGCATCTAAAAAGGATGCATCTTGTTTACTCAATCAACCTGTTTCACTTGAAAGGgggtatcaagaaaattgttaCAAAGAGAGGTTTATTGTAGAAAACGGCTGTTCTGCATCGTATCAAAATCAGGTGACTAGTTTTTGTGACAAGAACTTATCTACAGCAATGGAAGTTCAAGGTGGTTCAGGTGTCAACCATCATGGGGGTGTAGAGCTTAGTAGTGATCTAAGGGGCATTGTCAACCTTGTAGGAG ATACGGACAGAACCTTGTTCATCTACAAGGTAGCTACTGAAGTACCAAGGAAAGGATGCCCTTCTTTTGTTGGCTACACATCAGTAGCATTACCATCTTCTGAA ATTGGTGTAGAAAAATGTGGCTTACAATTTACCCCAGATGGGCAATGTCTTGTTTTACTTGACAGCATTAAAACACCTTATTGCAG GGAAGGGAGAATAGATTGTATCTGCTCAATTTGTTTTTCAGGCTGCTCGAAGGAGAATGCAGTAAAAATTGTGCGGGTGAATCCTGGTTATGTTTCTTTGGTTGCAAAATTGGAGACAGTTGAAAGTGTGCTATGTATACTGGTTTGTGAAAATGACTATCTTCTTGCTGCTGGAAAGAGTGGGAGACTGTATCTTTGGGCCATGAATTCAACATGGAG TGCATGGACAGAAGAATTTATTATACCATCTGGTGACTGCATATCCGCTTGTGTAGTGGAGTTGAAGAGAATTCCAAAGTGTGCTCATCTGGTGATTGGGCATAATGGTTTTGGGGATTTTGTTATATG GGATATTCTGAAAAGGGTCATTATCTCAAGATATTCTGGTTCAGGCGATCCAATCAAGCAATTCTTACCGATCAGTTTCCTTAGTTGGCAGCCTGTTTTCAGCTACGATGACATGAAAGAGCGCATTGATGAAATCAccacatcaacaaaattttggttttccaAACATAAGGATAGTTCTTTTCTTCCATTAGAGGGGAAAGATGTTGCTATCTGGCTTCTTGTCTTGACTAATTCTGGTGCTCAGCATGAACATTTATCAAGTAATCGCCTAGCAAATACATCCAGATGGTGGAGGCTAGCTTTGCTGGTGAAGGACACGATGATCTTGGGAAGTACACTAGATCCAAG GGCTGCTACAGTTAGTGCGTCACTTGATCACGGGATCATGGGAAGAGATGATGGTTTAGTGTATATGTGGGAATTGTCCACCGGAACTAGACTTGGCGTTTTGCATCATTTCAAAG GTGGGCGTGTTTCGTGTATTGCAACAGATGAGTCGAGGCCAGAAGTTGTGGCTGTGGCTGCTGATGACGGGCAGTTGCTGCTCTATCTACACAACCAAGAAAACTTAGTAAAGAAGTAA